In a genomic window of Muntiacus reevesi chromosome 1, mMunRee1.1, whole genome shotgun sequence:
- the LONP1 gene encoding lon protease homolog, mitochondrial has translation MAGGTGCVRLWGAARCWALRRPLLAAAGGRVPTAARAWLPRGRRACDASPPWALWGQSPAAAGHWRGLWEANNRSGGGAFSGGEDASEGGAEDGASGVGSSAGGGEGPVITALTPMMIPDVFPHLPLIAVTRNPVFPRFIKIVEVKNKKLVELLRRKVRLAQPYAGVFLKKDDNNESDVVESLDEIYHTGTFVQIHEMQDLGDKLRMIVMGHRRVHINRQLEVDPEDPEGENKQKLRKKPKRGKKEAEEDGATKRPLEVVVGPGPSPAGEVLMVEVENVAHEDFQVTEEVKALTAEIVKTIRDIIALNPLYRESVLQMMQAGHRVVDNPIYLSDMGAALTGAESHELQEVLEETNIPKRLYKALSLLKKEFELSKLQQRLGREVEEKIKQTHRKYLLQEQLKIIKKELGLEKDDKDAIEEKFRERLKELVVPKHVMDVVDEELSKLGLLDNHSSEFNVTRNYLDWLTSIPWGKYSDENLDLARAQAVLEEDHYGMEDVKKRILEFIAVSQLRGSTQGKILCFYGPPGVGKTSIARSIARALNREYFRFSVGGMTDVAEIKGHRRTYVGAMPGKIIQCLKKTKTENPLVLIDEVDKIGRGYQGDPSSALLELLDPEQNANFLDHYLDVPVDLSKVLFICTANITETIPEPLRDRMEMINVSGYVAQEKLAIAERYLVPQARALCGLDESKAKLSSDVLTLLIKQYCRESGVRNLQKQVEKVLRKSAYKIVSGEAEFVEVTPENLQDFVGKPVFTVERMYDVTPPGVVMGLAWTAMGGSTLFVETSLRRPRDRDSDSDKGDKDGSLEVTGQLGEVMKESARIAYTFARAFLMQHDPSNKFLVTSHIHLHVPEGATPKDGPSAGCTIVTALLSLALDRPVRQNLAMTGEVSLTGKVLPVGGIKEKTIAAKRAGVTCIVLPAENKKDFYDLAAFITEGLEVHFVEHYREIFDIAFPEERAEALAVER, from the exons ATGGCGGGGGGCACAGGCTGTGTGCGGCTGTGGGGAGCTGCAAGGTGTTGGGCGCTTCGGCGGCCGCTACTGGCCGCCGCCGGGGGGCGGGTCCCGACTGCGGCTAGAGCTTGGTTGCCCAGAGGCCGGAGGGCCTGCGACGCCTCGCCTCCGTGGGCGCTGTGGGGCCAAAGCCCCGCTGCCGCGGGCCACTGGCGGGGACTTTGGGAGGCGAACAACCGCAGCGGCGGCGGCGCCTTCTCGGGAGGCGAGGATGCCTCCGAGGGCGGCGCGGAGGACGGGGCCTCGGGCGTGGGAAGCAGCGCGGGCGGCGGGGAGGGCCCTGTCATAACGGCGCTGACGCCGATGATGATCCCGGACGTATTCCCGCACCTGCCCCTCATCGCCGTTACTCGCAACCCAGTGTTCCCGCGCTTTATCAAGATTGTTGAG GTTAAAAATAAGAAGCTGGTTGAGCTGCTAAGAAGGAAAGTCCGCCTTGCCCAGCCGTATGCCGGCGTCTTTCTAAAGAAAGATGACAA CAATGAGTCTGACGTGGTCGAGAGCCTGGATGAGATCTACCACACGGGGACGTTCGTGCAGATCCACGAAATGCAGGACCTGGGGGACAAGCTGCGGATGATCGTCATGGGACACCGGAG GGTTCACATCAACCGACAGTTGGAGGTGGACCCCGAGGACCCCGAGGGCGAGAACAAGCAGAAGCTGCGCAAGAAGCCCAAGCGGGGCAAGAAAGAGGCAGAAGAGGACGGGGCCACCAAGCGGCcgctggaggtggtggtggggcctGGTCCCAGCCCTGCCGGCGAGGTGCTCATGGTGGAGGTGGAGAATGTGGCCCACGAGGACTTCCAGGTCACGGAGGAGGTGAAG gctctgacTGCGGAGATCGTGAAGACCATCAGGGACATCATCGCCTTGAACCCACTCTACAG GGAGTCAGTGCTGCAGATGATGCAGGCCGGCCACAGGGTGGTGGACAACCCCATCTACCTGAGCGACATGGGTGCGGCGCTGACGGGGGCCGAGTCCCACGAGCTGCAGGAAGTCCTGGAGGAGACCAAC ATTCCAAAGCGACTATATAAGGCCCTGTCCCTTCTCAAGAAGGAGTTTGAACTGAGCAAGCTGCAGCAGCGCCTGGGCCGAGAG GTGGAGGAGAAGATCAAGCAGACACACCGCAAGTACCTGCTGCAGGAGCAGCTGAAGATCATCAAGAAGGAGCTGGGCCTGGAGAAGGATGACAAGGACGCCATCGAGGAGAAGTTCCGTGAGCGGCTTAAGGAGCTCGTGGTCCCCAAGCACGTCATGGACGTGGTGGACGAGGAGCTGAGCAAGCTGGGCCTGCTGGACAACCATTCCTCCGAGTTCAA CGTCACCCGCAACTACCTGGACTGGCTGACGTCCATCCCGTGGGGCAAGTACAGCGACGAGAACCTAGACCTGGCGCGGGCCCAGGCGGTGCTGGAGGAGGACCACTACGGCATGGAGGACGTCAAGAAGCGCATCCTG GAATTCATCGCCGTCAGCCAGCTCCGGGGCTCCACCCAAGGCAAGATCCTCTGTTTCTACGGCCCTCCGGGCGTGGGCAAGACCAGCATCGCCCGGTCCATCGCCCGTGCCCTGAACCGGGAGTACTTCCGCTTCAGTGTTGGAGGCATGACAGATGTGGCTGAGATCAAGGGGCACAG GCGGACGTACGTGGGTGCCATGCCAGGCAAGATCATCCAGTGTCTGAAGAAGACCAAGACGGAGAACCCCCTGGTCCTGATAGACGAG GTGGACAAGATCGGCCGGGGCTACCAGGGCGACCCCTCATCTGCGCTGCTTGAGCTGCTGGACCCCGAGCAGAATGCAAACTTCCTGGACCACTACCTGGACGTGCCCGTTGACTTGTCCAAG GTGCTGTTCATCTGCACGGCCAACATCACCGAGACCATCCCTGAGCCACTGCGGGACCGCATGGAGATGATCAACGTGTCCGGCTACGTGGCCCAGGAGAAGCTCGCCATCGCTGAG CGGTACCTGGTTCCTCAGGCCCGTGCCCTCTGTGGCCTGGACGAGAGCAAGGCCAAGCTGTCGTCCGATGTGCTGACCCTCCTCATCAAGCAGTACTGCCGGGAGAGCGGTGTCCGCAACCTGCAGAAGCAGGTGGAGAAG GTGTTACGGAAGTCGGCCTACAAGATTGTCAGTGGTGAGGCTGAGTTTGTGGAGGTGACGCCCGAGAACCTGCAGGACTTCGTGGGGAAGCCGGTGTTCACAGTGGAACGCATGTATGATGTGACACCGCCTGGCGTGGTCATGGGCCTGGCCTGGACGGCCATGG GAGGCTCCACGCTATTTGTTGAGACATCCCTGAGACGGCCGAGAGACAGAGACAGTGACAGCGACAAGGGGGACAAGGATGGGAGCCTAGAGGTGACGGGccagctaggggaggtgatgaagGAGAGTGCCCGCATCGCCTACACTTTCGCCAGGGCCTTCCTGATGCAGCACGACCCCTCCAACAAGTTCCTGGTGACATCACACATCCACCTGCACGTGCCTGAG GGTGCCACCCCCAAGGACGGCCCGAGCGCCGGCTGCACCATTGTCACGGCCCTGCTCTCCCTGGCTCTGGACCGGCCAGTGCGGCAGAACCTGGCCATGACGGGCGAGGTCTCCCTCACAGGCAAAGTGCTGCCTGTGGGCGGCATCAAAGAGAAGACCATCGCG